The sequence TCGCCTTCCTTGGCGGCGCGGCGCAGGACCCCGCCGACCGGCCGGGCGTCGCCAGCCTCACCTCGTCGCTGCTGGACGAGGGCGCCGGCGCTCTCGACGCCACCGCCTTCCAGGACCGGCTGGCCGAGAAGGCGATCGAGCTGCGCTTCGACGCCTCGCGCGACATGGTGGGCGGCTCGCTGCGCACGCTGTCGGAGAATGTCGACGACGCGTTCGAGCTGATGCGCCTGTCCGTCACCGAGCCGCGCTTCGACGACGAGGCGGTCGAGCGCATCCGCCAGGCCCAGCTCGCCGCGCTGCGGCGCCGGCAGAACGACCCGTCCTCGCTCGCCAGCCTCAACTGGTCGGCCCGCGCCTTTCCGGGCCATCCCTATGGCCGCCCGGTCTCCGGCACGCTGGAGAGCGTCGCCGCCATCACCCGCGACGATCTGAAGAGCTTCGTCGGGCGCAATCTGGCGCGCGATAACCTCAAGATCGCGGTGGTCGGCGACATCACCGCCGACAAGCTCGGCGCGGCGCTCGACGCCATGTTCGGCGCGCTGCCGGCGAAGGCCCAGCTCACCCCGGTTCCCGATGTGGTGCCGCAGGGCCTCGGCAGCGAGGTCGTGCAGCAGATTGACGTGCCGCAGACCTCGATGGTGTTCGGCGGCATCGGCCTCAAGCGCGACGACAAGGACTTCATCCCGGCCTTCGTGCTCAACCACATGCTCGGCGGCTCGGCCTTCTCCTCGCGCCTGTTCAAGGAAGTGCGCGAGAAGCGCGGCCTCGCCTATTCGGTCTACAGCCACCTCGCCCCGCTCGACCATGCGGCGCTGATCCTTGGCGGCACCGCGACCAAGAACGACCGCGCCGCCGAATCCATTGAGCTGATCCGCGCCGAATATGCCCGCCTGCTGACGCAGGGGCCGAGCGAGGAGGAACTGGCGGACGCCAAGAGCTACCTGATCGGCTCCTTCGCGCTGCGCTTCGACAGCTCGGCCAAGGTTGCCTCGCAGCTCCTGCAGATCCAGATCGACAATCTCGGCATCGACTATATCGACGTGCGCAACGATCTGGTGGCGGCGGTGACGCTGGAGGACATCAGGCGCGTGGCCGCGCGGCTGAACGAGCACCCGGCCCTGTTGTTCAGCCTGGTCGGCAAGCCGACCGGACTTTCCGCCGGCAATGGCGGCTGAAGGCCGGGCCTTCCGGCGGGGCGTCGCGGGCGATCGCAACGCCCCATGTTCCCTGTTGCCGATCGCCTGCTATAAGAGCGTCCTGGAATTTTACGGGAATTTCACTGCCAGAGGGCAATCTGGCGGTGAAAACTGGCTCGCCGGCGCATGGGGATGGGCGCGGCGGCGCATCCAGCCGCGGGCTCGGGAGTTGCGTAATGGGTATCGGGGACGTGTGGAACGGGACTGAAAGCCATGCCGGGCGGCGCCAGCGGAGGCGCGCTCTTGCCGTCGTTCCGGCGCTCGCCCTGCTGCTGGCCGGCTGCGCCGGCGCCGGTGTCGACGGCGGCAACGGCAATGAGGGCCCGATGGGCACGGGCAATGCCGGCGGCCAGGGCATCTTCGGCTCCTCGATGGAAACCACCACGGTGGCTGCGGGGACCGGCGGTTCGGCCACCGACGGCCCGAATGCCGGCCCGGCCGCCAGCGAGTTCACCTGCCCGCCGATCCAGGTGCGCGGCGGGGCGGCGGCGTGGCAGGTGACGGACCCGAAGGACGGGCGCGTGCGCTACCAGGCGACGCTCGGCCAGTTCTCCCGCGAGTGCCACTTCACCTCGCCCGACATGACCATGCGCATCGGCATCCAGGGCCGCGTGCTGCTGGGGCCGAGCGGCGGCCCGGGCAAGCTGACGGTGCCGATCCGCCTCGCCGTGGTCGAGGAGGGGCCGGCCCCGAAATCGGTTTGGACCAAGTTCTACGCCGTGCCGGTGGAAGTCGGCTCCGGGGTGATGCAGGTCGATTTCGGCCTCGTCGCCGACGACGTGACCTTCCCGCGCCCGACCCCGCAGGCCACCGAGCGCTACATCGTCTATGTCGGCTTCGATCCGCAGGGCGCCGAGGAGAAGCCGCAGCGCCAGCAGAAGCCGCCCGCGCAGGCCCGCCCGCGCCCGCAGGCAACCCAGCCGGCTCCGCAGGCGACCCAGCAGCAGGCGCCGAAGCCCCGCCAGACCCAGACGGCGGCCCCCGCGCCCGCCGCTGCGACGCCGGCCCCGCGCGCGGCCACGGCCGCCCCCACTCCGGCCGTGCAGGCGGCCCCCGCGACGCCCGCCCCGACGGCGCCCGCCGCCGCGCCCTCGGTGGTGCGCAGCCAGCCGGTGCCGGCGCCGGACGATGGCCAGACGCAGTGGATCGGCGCGCCGGCGCCCACGACGGGCACCTTCTCGCAATAGCGCGATCGCCCCTGAGCCGCGGAGGCGCCGGCGCGGCGCCTCACGCCTCGTCGAAATGGCCCCGGCGGATGCGCCGCACCACGGCCCAGATGGTCAGCGCCACCACCGGCACGGCGAGCGCCGTGGTGACGCCGACATCGTAATGCACCCCGGCCGCCTCGGCCTTGGCGTGCAGCCCTTCCAGCGCATAGTGCAGCAGGCTGATCACGTAATAGGAGATCGCCGCGACCGAGAGGCCCTCGACGGTCTGCTGGAGGCGCAGCTGCATGCGCGCGCGGGCGTTCATGCTGCTGAGCAGGTCGCGGTTCTGCTGCTCCAGCTCGACGTCGACCCGGGTGCGCAGAAGGTTGGCGGCGCTGGTGAGCTTGACCGAGAGATTGGCCTGGCGCTGCTCGATGGCCTGGCAGGTCCGCATGGCCGGCTGAAGCCGGCGCAGCAGGAACTGCTGCCATGTCGGGTAGCCGGAGATCGGCCGCTCGCCGATGGTCCGCAGGCGCGCCGAGACGATCTCTTCATAGGCGCGCGTCGCGCCGAAGCGGAACAGCGAGGCGGCAGCGTCGGCCTCCAGCTGCGCGGCGAGGGCGGTCAGCGCGTCCAGCAGCCGGTTGTTGGCGGCCAGCCCCTCGGTCTCGCGCATCTGCTCGGTGAGCGAGGACAGCTCGGTCTCGCTATGGGCGACGGTCGGCGCGAGGCGCTGGGCTTCCGGCAGGCCGAGCAGGGCGAGGGTGCGGTAGGTCTCGACTTCCAGCACCCGCTGCACCAGCGCGCCGGCGGCGTCCGGCGTCATGCCGCGGTCGCGCACCAGGATACGCACGAAGCCGGAAGGGTCCGGCTGGAAGTCGGTGGCGATCTCGGCGAAGCCGTCCTCGACATCCGAGCGGGCGAGGCTGGTGCGGTCGAACAGCCGGTCGAGCGGCAGCGCGTCGGCGGTGTCGGTGACGAGGTGCAGGTCGGCGGCGACCAGCAGGGGCCCCGGCTGCGGCACCTGGCCCAATATGTCGGCGAGGCTGGCGGAGGACGGTTGGAACGGCAGGCCGCCCTCCACCACGTCCTCGGCCGGCAGTTCCCAGGTATAGGTGGTGAATTCGGCGTGGCGCTCCCAGCGCAGCACGGCGCCGCCGAAGGCGACCCGGTGCTGCTTGGCGTCGCGCGCGGGCTCGGGCTGGCCGCGCGCCGCGCACAGGGCGGCGAAGGCGGCGCGGTCGGCCAGCGCCTGTCCGCGATCGACGAGGAAGGCGACGTGCAGGATGCGCGCGGGCGTCGACACCGCCACGAAGGGGCGCGCGTGCAGCTCGGCGAGGACCGGCGCCCGCAGCGGATGGTCGTAGAAGGCCCTCCCGGGCTGGGCGCTCTGTTTGCCAGTCACAGGTCTTCTCCCTCAGCGCCGCCCGGCCGAAACCTGCCGCGGCGACGGAACTCCGCGCGGCCGAGTCGGTTGCATGATGGCGGTGCGCTGGCAAGACCCTGGTGCCAAGGTGCCGTTTCGGGCCAGGCGGGCTGCAACCGGGTCGGAAAGATGACAGCCGAGTGTTGCCCCTGAGCATCAGCGGGCCGACAAAGCTGGAACGATTTAGAATCTGTTTGCAAGGGTCGAGGGCCCAGAGCATGAAGTTAGATGGTCATTTCGGGGTTTGTGACATGAAATTCTCGCGGGTCTGGGCCGTTTGCCTCACCGTCATTGCCGTGCTCGCCGTCGCCTTCACTGCCCCGGCTCAGGCGCAGTCCTCCAAGTCGCAGCCGCCGCGCGTCTACCTCCTGCGTGGCCTCGCCAACATCTTCTCGCTTGGCATGGACGACCTCGCCGCCAAGCTGAACGCGCGCGGCATCCAGGCGAGCGTGCACTCCTATGTCGACTGGGAGGCGCTCAGCAATTACGCCGTCGAGCAGGCCGCCAACGGCAAGCGCCCGACCCCGGTCGTCATCATCGGCCATTCGCTCGGCGCCGACGCGGCGGTCTATATGGGCAACAAGGTGAGCGGCGCCGGCGTGCCGGTTCCGCTGGTCGTGACCTTCGATCCCGTCAACATGACCACGGCCTCGGCCAAGATTGGCAAGGTGGTCAACTATTTCCAGTCCGGCGGCTCGGGTAAGCCGGTCTCCGGCCCGCGCGTCCAGAATGTCGACCTCACCGGCTCGGGCGAGCTCAGCCATTTCAACATCGAGAAGGCCGGCGAGCTGCATCAGCGCGTGATCGCCATGATCCAGCGCCCGGCGCCCCGCCCGGTCGCTGCCAAGCCGAAGCCCAAGCCGGTCGACGCCACCGTCGAGACGGCCCCGGCCGCCGCTCCCACCGCGACCCCGGCCTCGGCGCCCGCCGCCGCGCCGGCCGCGACCCCGGCGCCGGCTTCCTCCAGCTCTGCGGCGCCTGCCGCCGCCCCGGCCGGCACCGAGACCGCCGCCGCGGCGAACGCGGTCGTCACCACCCCGACGGCCGGGACCGGCACCTCCAACTGAGCGCGCGCTGCCGGACCAGCGTCCGGCGCCGTCCCCGGGACGAAATGAAGGCGCGGAACCTCACGGTTGCCGCGCCTTTCTCTTGTGTCGGGTCTCTTGTGCCGGGTCGATCCCGTGCCGGGTCAGGCCGCGACGACCGAGAACACCACGAAAGTGTGCATGTCGCCGTCCTCGTCGCGCAGCGAGACATATTCGCCCGGCACGAAGGCGTGGTCGCCGAAGCGGTAGCCGGTTTCGTCGTCCTCGCTGGCACCCGCCTCGTAGTCGAACACCCAGCTCGCCCCGGCGACGCCGCCGGCGCGATGCACCAGAAAGCCGTTCTCCGGCGCGTCATTGCCCCAGAAGCGGGTGACGGTGGTCTTCGCGCGCACCGCCTTCCACGCCTCGGCGTCGATGCGGCCCTCGGCATCGAGCGGGGCCAGGAACTCGTAGCCGTGGCGGGCGCTGCCGTCGGGAAAGTCCTTGGAGCGGGCCAGATGCAGCCGGATGCGCTGGAGCTCGGGGGTGGCGACCGAAGCGTCGGCCCGGGCGGGGGCGTCGTTCATGGACTTCTCCTTGGCGTTGGGGCCGGCGCCCGCGGGCACGGCCGGTCGGGAAGGCGTAGAAGCCTGAGGTGCGCACTGCCTTGATCCGGCGCAAGGCCCCGCCGGGCGGGAAGCCCGCCGCCATTGCCTCAGTATGACGAATTCGCCCTTGGTCTAGTTTTTTTACCATAGGAAGGCGCCACGCTTTTCCCTAGAATGGATCGAAGCAAGAGACGTCGCCAAGAAACGTGACCACGAAACGTCGCCACGAAGCGTCATCGGGTCTCAAGGAGGAACGCCATGTCCGGTCTCGTCATGCCGGCGCCGAACGCCGACCTGCTCGCGCGCCGCGCCCAGATCGTCGCGGACCTGCGCGCCATCGTGCCGGGCGAGGGCGTCATCGACACCGAGACCGAGATGCGCCCCTTCGAGAGCGACGGCGTCACCGCCTATCGCCAGCTTCCCCTCGTCGTGGTGTTGCCCTCGACCACCGAGCAGGTCTCGAAGGTACTGGCCTATGCCAATGCCAACGCCATTCCGGTGGTGCCGCGCGGGGCGGGCACGTCGCTGTCGGGCGGTGCGCTCCCGCTGGAAGACGGCATCCTGCTCGGCATGGGCAAGTTCAACCGCATCCTCGACATCGATTTCGAGAACCGCGCCGTCGTCACCCAGCCGGGCGTGACCAATCTCGGCATCACCACGGCGGTGGCGCATAACGGCTTCTATTACGCGCCCGACCCCTCCTCGCAGATCGCCTGCACCATCGGCGGCAATGTCGGCGAGAATTCGGGCGGCGTTCACTGCCTGAAATACGGCCTCACCACCAACAACGTGCTCGGCGTCGAGATGGTGCTGATCACCGGCGAGATCATCCGCCTGGGCGGCAAGCACCTCGATTCCGGCGGGCTGGACCTGCTCGGCCTCATCGTCGGCTCGGAGGGGCTGCTCGGCGTGGTGACGGAAGTCACCGTGCGCATCCTCAAGAAGCCGGAGACGGCGCGCGCCGTGCTGCTCGGCTTCCCCTCCTCGGAGGCGGCGGGCGCCTGCGTCGCCGCCATCATCGCCGCCGGCATCATTCCGGGCGGCATGGAGATGATGGACCGCATGATGGTCCACGCCGCCGAGGCGTTCCTCGGCGCCGGCTATCCGCTCGACGTCGAGGCGCTGCTGATCGTCGAACTAGACGGGCCGGAGGCGGAGGTGAACCACCTGATCGAGCGCGTCGCCGAGATCGGCAACGGGCTCGGCTGCATGACGCTGCGCGCTTCCACCAGCGAGGAGGAGCGCGTTGCCTTCTGGGCCGGCCGCAAGGCCGCCTTCCCGGCGGTGGGGCGCATCTCGCCGGACTATCTGTGCATGGACGGCACCATCCCGCGCAAAGCGCTGCCGGAGGTACTGAACCGCATGGAGCAGATGTCGGAGAAATACGGCCTGCGCTGTGGCAACGTCTTCCACGCCGGCGACGGCAATTTGCACCCGCTGATCTGCTACGACGCCAACAAGCCGGGTGAGCTGGAGAAGGCGGAAGCCTTCGGCGCCGACATCCTGCTGCTCTGCGTCGAGGTCGGCGGCGTGCTGACCGGCGAGCACGGCGTCGGCGTGGAGAAGCGCGACCTCATGCCCTCCATGTTCAACGAGATCGACCTCGCCCATCAGCAGCGGCTGAAATGCGCCTTCGACCCGGACGCGCTGCTCAACCCCGGCAAGGTGTTCCCGGTGCTGCACCGCTGCGCCGAGCTCGGGCGCATGCACGTGTCGGGCGGCAAGCTGGCCTTCCCGGACATTCCGCGGTTCTGATGCGCGCCCGCACCCCTTCAGCGTCGTCATCCCGAACGGGGCGCGCCAGCGCGCCGAGCCGGGATCGTCTGCGGGCTAGCGATCCCCGATCAACGCTGCGCGTCCTCCGGAATGAGCGGGAGGGGATGAGCCGGCGATGACGACTCTCCTCGTCAGGAACGCCACGGTGCTCGTCACCATGGACGGCGCCCGCCGCGAGATCACCGGCGGCGGGCTGTTCGCGCGCGACGGCCTCATCGAGCAGGTCGGGCCTTCCGAAAGCCTGCCGGCCAGCGCCGATACGGTGCTCGACCTTTCCGGCCATGTGGTGCTGCCGGGCCTCGTCAACGCCCATCACCATCTCGACCAGACGCTGACCCGCAACCTGCCGGCGGCGCAGAACATCAACCTGTTTCGCTGGCTGCGGGCGCATTACCGGCTGTGGGCGGCGCGCACGCCGGAGGCCTCGCGCACCGCGACGCTGGTCGGCCTCGCCGAACTCGCCTTGTCCGGCTGCACCACTTGCTTCGACCACGCCTATGTGTTCCGCAACGGCTGCAAGGTCGACGACCAGATCGCCGCCGCCCGCGAGATCGGGATGCGCTTCATGGTCTCGCGCGGGTCGATGTCGCTGGGCGAGAGCAAGGGCGGGCTGCCGCCGGACGATTGTGTCGAGGAGGAGGACGCCATCCTCGCCGACAGCGAGCGGGTGATCAACCGCTACCACGACGCCGCGCCCGGCTCCCTGATCCAGATCGCGCTGGCGCCCTGTTCGCCCTTCTCGGTGACGCCGGGGCTGATGCGCGATTCTGCCACCCTCGCCCGGGCGAAGGGTGTGCGGCTGCACACCCATCTCGCCGAAACCGTCGACGAGGAGCGCTTCACGCTGGCACGCTTCGGCAAGCGCCCCGTGGCCTATATGGACGAGCTCGGCTGGCTCGGTGACGACGTGTGGTTCGCCCATGCGGTGCACGTGAACGCGCACGAGATCGGCTGCTTCGCAGGCGCCGGGGTCGGCGTGTGCCACTGTCCCTCCTCCAATATGCGCCTCGCTTCCGGCATCGCCCCGGTGAAGGCCTATCGCCGCGCCGGGGTGAAGGTCGGGCTCGGGGTGGACGGCTCGGCCTCGAATGACGGCAACAATCTTCTCGCCGAGGCGCGGCAGGCCATGCTGCTCGCCCGGCTACAGATTTCGCTGCGCCCGCCGGAGGGGCCCGACACCGACCTCTCCACCTCCGACCCCTCGCGCGCTGCCGAATGGATGACCGCCCGCGAGGCGCTGGAACTGGCCACGCTTGGCGGCGCCGCGGTGCTCGGGCGCACCGATATCGGCGCGCTGGAGCCCGGCAAATGCGCCGACTTCTTCGCCCTGCGGCTCGACGACGTCGCCTTTGCTGGCGGCCTGTCGGACCCGGTGGCCGCCGCTTTGTTCTGCACGCCCGGCCGCGCCGCCTGGACCGTCGTTCACGGCCGCCCGGTGGTGGCGGCGGGCGAGATCGTCACCATCGATTTGCCGGCGGTCGTCGCCGAGCACAACAAGCATGCCGCGCGGCTCGCCGCGCTTTCGGGAGGTGCCTGAAATGAGCGAGAGGCTGTGTCCGCGCGACGAGGCCGAACTGGTCGAGGTCGTGCGCTGGGCGGTATCCCACGAGCGTACGCTGGACGTGGCTGGCGCCGGCTCGAAGGCCGCGCTCGGCCGTCACATCCAGACCGACCACACGCTCGAACTGAAGGCACTGACCGGCGTCACCCTCTACGAGCCCGAAGAGCTGGTTCTCAGCGCGAAGGCCGGCACGCCGGTGGCCGAGATCGAGGCGCTGATCGCCGCCTCCAACCAGATGATGGCCTTCGAGCCGATGGATTTTGGCCCGCTGCTGGGCGTGGCGCCCGGCGCCGGCACGCTGGGCGGGCTGATGGCCACCAATCTCGCCGGTCCGCGCCGGCCGAGCGCCGGGGCCGCGCGCGACCATGCGCTCGGCGTGCGCGCCGTGTCGGGGCGCGGCGAGGCGTTCAAGGCCGGCGGCCGCGTGGTGAAGAACGTCACCGGCTACGACCTGCCGCGCGGGCTCGCCGGCTCCTACGGCACCTTTGCCGCCTTCACCGAGCTGACCATCAAGGTGCTGCCGCGCCCGGAGACGGTGGAGACGCTGCTCGTCCTCGGCCTCGACGACGCGGCGGCGGCGGGCGTCATGAGCGCGGCGGTCGGCTCCTATTACGACGTGTCCGGCGCCGCCCATCTGCCGGCGGAGATCGCCGCGCGCATTCCCGCCGTCGCGGGGGAGGGCGGTGCCGTCACGGCGCTGCGGCTGGAGGGCGTGAAGCCCTCCATCGTGCACCGGCGCGGCAAGCTGGAGGAGATCCTGCGCGCCCGGGGCGCGCTCTCCTTCCTCGGTGAAGCGGAATCGCTCGCCTTCTGGCGCGCGGTGCGCGACGTGGCGCCCTTCGCGCTCCCCGAGGGCGGCAATATCGACACCGCCCGCGCGGTCTGGCGCGTCTCGGTGGCGCCGATGGCGGGCGCGCAGGTCGGTGCGGCGCTGCGCGAGTTGGGCGCCGCCAGCTTCTACGACTGGGCCGGCGGCCTCGTCTGGATCGAAATGGCGGACGCCGAGTCGCACACCGCGCTTGTGCGCGCGGCCGTAGCCCACGCCGGCGGCGGTCACGCCACGCTGATGCGCGCGGCGGCTCCGGTGCGCGCGGCCGAGGAGGTGTTCGAGCCGCTCGACGCCATTACCGGCGCGCTGATCCGGCGCATGAAGAGCGGTTTCGATCCCGGGCGGGTGCTGAGCCCCGGGCGCATGTATGCGGGAGTGTGAGCGATGCAGACCAATTTCTCCCTGGCGCAGCTCGCCGACCCGCAGACGGCAAGGTCGGAACAGGTTCTCCGCGCGTGCGTCCATTGCGGCTTCTGCACCGCCACCTGCCCGACCTATGTGCTGCTGGGCGACGAGCTGGATTCGCCGCGCGGGCGCATCTACCTGATCAAGGAGATGCTGGAGAACGACCGCCCGGCCACGGTCGAGGTCGCCAAGCATGTCGACCGCTGCCTGTCCTGCCTGTCCTGCATGTCGACCTGTCCGTCCGGCGTGCACTACATGCACCTGATCGACCACGCGCGCGATCACGTCGAGAAGACCTATAAGCGCCCGCTGGCCGACCGGCTGACCCGGGCGCTGCTCGCCCGCGTGCTGCCGAGCCGGGCGCTGTTCCGCCTCGCCATTGGCGGCGCCATGCTGGCGCGGCCCTTCGCCGGGCTGTTCGAGGCGATTCCCGGGATGAAGCCCATCGCCGCCATGCTGCGGCTGGCGCCCGCGCGCCCCGCCACCCGCTCGGCCAGCGAGAGCGTGCGCCGCTTCGCGCCCGAGGGCGCCCGCCGCGCCCGCGTCGCCTTGCTCGACGGCTGCGCCCAGCCGGTGCTGCGCCCGGAGATCGACGAGGCGGCGATTCGCCTGCTCACCCGCATGGGGGTGGAGATCGTGCGCCCGGTCGGCGGCGGCTGCTGCGGCTCGCTCACCCATCACATGGGCAAGGAGGAGCCCGCGCTCGCCAATGCCCGCGCCAATGTCGACGCCTGGTGGCGCGAGATCGAGGGCGAGGGGCTGGACGCCATCATCGTCACCACCTCGGGCTGCGGCACCACCATCAAGGATTACGGCCACATGCTGCGCACCGACCCGGCCTATGCCGAGCGGGCGGCCAGGGTGTCGGCGCTGGCCCGGGACGTCAGCGAGTTCCTCGCCGAGCGCGAGCTTCCCGTGCCGGTGATCCCGGCCGGCATCCGCGTCGCCTATCATTCGGCCTGCTCGCTGCAGCACGGCCAGCGCGTGCGCACCGCGCCCAAGACCCTGCTGGCGGGCGTCGGCTTCACCGTGCTGGAGCCGGCGGAAGGCCATCTGTGCTGCGGCTCGGCCGGCACCTACAACATCCTCCAGCCGGAGATCGCGGGGAGGCTGCGCGAGCGCAAGGTCGCCAATATCGAGCGGACGCTGCCGCAGGTGGTCGCCGCCGGTAATATCGGCTGCATGACGCAGATCGGCGGCGGCACCGCCCTGCCGGTGGTGCACACGGTCGAACTGCTCGACTGGGCGACCGGCGGGCCGAGCCCGGCGGGGCTGGAGCGCCTGCCCTTCGCCGTCGCGGCGGAATGAGGCGCGGCGGAAGACGAGGTATGGGAGAAGCCGGATGATCGCCGTCCTCTTCGAGGTGTGGCCGGCCGAGGGCGAGCGCCAGCATTATCTGGACCTTGCCGCCGCGCTGAAGGCCGACCTCGAGGGACGCGACGGCTTCATCTCGGTCGAGCGCTTCGAGAGCCTCAACGAGCCGGGCAAGCTGCTCTCGCTTTCCATCTGGCGCGACGAGGAGGCGGTGCGCGCCTGGCGCGGCCTCGACACCCATCGCGCGGCACAGGCCAAGGGACGCGGCGGCGTGTTCGCCGATTACCGGCTGCGGGTGGCCAGCATCCTGCGTGACTACGGGATGGACGCGCGGGACGAAGCCCCGGAGGACAGCCGCGCGACGCATCCCGTCCGCGACTGATGCGGCGACATGCCGGCGCGTGGCTGGCTATGGGCTGGCCGCCATATAGTTGGCCGCTATAGGATCGCACCTCCGATCCGCCCCCCTCCCGGAACGCCCCATGCCCCACACCCGCGCCCCGCCCCCGCCTTCTCGTCCTCTCCCTCGGCGGCACCATCACCATGACCTCGGCGGCTGGCGGCGGCATCGCCCCGACGCTGGGCGCCGCCGAGCTGGTGGCGGCGGTGCCGGGACTGGAGGCGGTGGCGCGGATCGAGGCGCGCTCGCCGCTGCGGCTCGGCAGCTCTTCGCTCACGCTGGAGCACATTGCCGGGGTGGCGGAGGAGATCCGGGCCGGCTTCGACGCCGGCTTCGACGGCGCCGTCGTCATCCAGGGCACCGATACCATCGAGGAGACCGCCTTCATCCTCGACCTACTGGTGCGGGACGAGCGCCCGGTGGTGGTGGTCGGCGCCATGCGCGGCCCGCAGCAGCCCGGCGCCGACGGGCCTGCCAATCTCCTCGCCGCTGCAACCGTCGCCGCCTCGGAGGCGGCGCGCGGGCTCGGCACGCTGGTGGTGCTGAACGACGAGATCCACGCCGCGCGCTTCGTGCGCAAGGCGCACACCGCGCTCACCTCGGCCTTCGTCTCCGACAGCGCTGGCCCGCTCGGGATGGTGGCGGAGGGTCGGGCGCGGCTGCTCGCCCGCGTGACGCCCGCGCCGCTTCCGGCGGCGCTGGCCGCGCGGACGGAGCACGAGGCGGGCAATCTGCCGCCGGTCGCGCTGCTGAAGATCGCCATGGGCGACGACGGGCGGCTGATCGAGGCTATTCCCGGCCTCGGCTATGCCGGGCTGGTGATCGAGGGCGCGGGAGCCGGCCATGTGCCGGGGGCGGTCGCCGAGATCGTCGGCGCGGTCGCGGCGCGGATTCCGGTCGTGCTGGCCAGCCGCACCCTGGCCGGCCCCGTCTTCGAGAAGACCTACGGCTACCCCGGCTCGGAGATCGACCTGATCGGGCGCGGGCTGATGCCGGCGGGACTGCTCACCGGCGTGAAGGCGCGCATCCTGCTCGCCTTCGCCCTGCGGGCGGGCTGGGACCGCGCGGCGATCCGCGCCGGCCTCCAAGCCTACGGCTGAGTCTACGCCTACGGCTGAGGCGTCACGAACTGCCGATGAAGATGCCGGTGAGCAGCACGAGGATGCCGCCGAGCACCACCTGCACGATGGCCGAGCCGAACGGCGTCTCCATGTAGCGCATGCGCACATAAGCGATGGCGGCGAGCTCGATGGCGACCACGACGCCGGCGACCGCGGTGGCGGTCCAGAAGTCCGGGATCAGATAGGGCAGGGTGTGGCCGAGCCCGCCCAGCGTCGTCATCACGCCGCAGGCGATGCCGCGCGGCCACGGGCTGCCGCGTCCGGTGATGGCGCCGTCGTCGGACAGGCCCTCGGTCAGCCCCATGGAGATGCCGGCACCGATGGAGGCGGCGAGGCCGACCAGGAAGGCGGCCCAGCTGTCCTGCGTCGCGAAGGCGGCGGCGAAGATCGGCGCCAGCGTCGAGATCGAACCGTCGATCAGCCCGGCGAGGCCCGGCTGGACGATCTGGAGCACGAAGATGCGATGGGCGGCGTCCTTCTCGGTCTCGCGGGCGCCGCTTGCCTCAAGCTGGCCGCCAAGCTCCTGTGCCAGTGTCCCGTGCGCGCTCTCGGCCTCGGCGAGATCGGACAGCAGCCGGCGGGTGTCGGAGTCGCGGGCGCGCTCGGCGGCCTTGATGTAGAATTGCTGCGCCTCGAACTCCATCATTTCCGCCTGCCGGCGCACCGCGTCGATGCGCAGCGTCTCCAGCAGCCAGATCGGGTTGCGCTTGAGGAAGCCCTTCACGTCCTGCCGGGTGATGTAGGGCAGCGCCTCGCCGAACTTCTTGCGGAACATCTCGTGCAGGGCGTGGCGGTGGCCCTGCTCCTCCTGCGCCATGCGCTCGAACATCGCCGCCGTTGCCGGGTAGTCGGCTCCGATGCGGCTGGCGAACTGAAGGTAGATGCGCGCATCCTCCTCCTCGTTGGAGATGGCCAGCGCGAGGATTTCGGGCTCTCTGAGGTCGGTGAAGCGTTTCATGTGGTCCCGCCAAATGTCTTAGAATATTTCTAATCTATGGCGGAGAAGGTGTCGATTGCCTGACAGTCCCCTGCTTGTCTAAG comes from Ancylobacter sp. TS-1 and encodes:
- a CDS encoding FAD-binding protein, producing the protein MSERLCPRDEAELVEVVRWAVSHERTLDVAGAGSKAALGRHIQTDHTLELKALTGVTLYEPEELVLSAKAGTPVAEIEALIAASNQMMAFEPMDFGPLLGVAPGAGTLGGLMATNLAGPRRPSAGAARDHALGVRAVSGRGEAFKAGGRVVKNVTGYDLPRGLAGSYGTFAAFTELTIKVLPRPETVETLLVLGLDDAAAAGVMSAAVGSYYDVSGAAHLPAEIAARIPAVAGEGGAVTALRLEGVKPSIVHRRGKLEEILRARGALSFLGEAESLAFWRAVRDVAPFALPEGGNIDTARAVWRVSVAPMAGAQVGAALRELGAASFYDWAGGLVWIEMADAESHTALVRAAVAHAGGGHATLMRAAAPVRAAEEVFEPLDAITGALIRRMKSGFDPGRVLSPGRMYAGV
- the glcF gene encoding glycolate oxidase subunit GlcF is translated as MQTNFSLAQLADPQTARSEQVLRACVHCGFCTATCPTYVLLGDELDSPRGRIYLIKEMLENDRPATVEVAKHVDRCLSCLSCMSTCPSGVHYMHLIDHARDHVEKTYKRPLADRLTRALLARVLPSRALFRLAIGGAMLARPFAGLFEAIPGMKPIAAMLRLAPARPATRSASESVRRFAPEGARRARVALLDGCAQPVLRPEIDEAAIRLLTRMGVEIVRPVGGGCCGSLTHHMGKEEPALANARANVDAWWREIEGEGLDAIIVTTSGCGTTIKDYGHMLRTDPAYAERAARVSALARDVSEFLAERELPVPVIPAGIRVAYHSACSLQHGQRVRTAPKTLLAGVGFTVLEPAEGHLCCGSAGTYNILQPEIAGRLRERKVANIERTLPQVVAAGNIGCMTQIGGGTALPVVHTVELLDWATGGPSPAGLERLPFAVAAE
- a CDS encoding antibiotic biosynthesis monooxygenase, with the protein product MIAVLFEVWPAEGERQHYLDLAAALKADLEGRDGFISVERFESLNEPGKLLSLSIWRDEEAVRAWRGLDTHRAAQAKGRGGVFADYRLRVASILRDYGMDARDEAPEDSRATHPVRD
- a CDS encoding asparaginase, with the protein product MTSAAGGGIAPTLGAAELVAAVPGLEAVARIEARSPLRLGSSSLTLEHIAGVAEEIRAGFDAGFDGAVVIQGTDTIEETAFILDLLVRDERPVVVVGAMRGPQQPGADGPANLLAAATVAASEAARGLGTLVVLNDEIHAARFVRKAHTALTSAFVSDSAGPLGMVAEGRARLLARVTPAPLPAALAARTEHEAGNLPPVALLKIAMGDDGRLIEAIPGLGYAGLVIEGAGAGHVPGAVAEIVGAVAARIPVVLASRTLAGPVFEKTYGYPGSEIDLIGRGLMPAGLLTGVKARILLAFALRAGWDRAAIRAGLQAYG
- the mbfA gene encoding iron exporter MbfA gives rise to the protein MKRFTDLREPEILALAISNEEEDARIYLQFASRIGADYPATAAMFERMAQEEQGHRHALHEMFRKKFGEALPYITRQDVKGFLKRNPIWLLETLRIDAVRRQAEMMEFEAQQFYIKAAERARDSDTRRLLSDLAEAESAHGTLAQELGGQLEASGARETEKDAAHRIFVLQIVQPGLAGLIDGSISTLAPIFAAAFATQDSWAAFLVGLAASIGAGISMGLTEGLSDDGAITGRGSPWPRGIACGVMTTLGGLGHTLPYLIPDFWTATAVAGVVVAIELAAIAYVRMRYMETPFGSAIVQVVLGGILVLLTGIFIGSS